One window of Staphylococcus chromogenes genomic DNA carries:
- a CDS encoding YhgE/Pip domain-containing protein, protein MKNKQIWIIPIMTMLILVLLATAFYPAYNPKPKEVPMAIVNLDTGTQVQGKKINIGQNIEKKMTESDQKTFNWTTLKDKDVATQKVQNGTYAGAIVIEKDFSAHAFSPAQSLIMKDKTQEMQEKVATGELPPQVIQQLQQQAPKPVKMSKAQINTYYNEGAQGQLGRVVKQALDQMTQGINTTISQQNRKALAQNHVSIPVDQLDAVIQPVKTLSKAYHPIKDNQANGNASMVLFMPVWLASMITAVLLYFNYKRNKTSEHPHSRLALASLTMLIDFCASLIGGFAYVYFLHGVLHFDFPNPFVTALFVSLAVAGFSLLILGCMVWVGILIAPLFLLFVFFSMQAVMLPYAMVPKFYQQYILPWNPFKYYTRDIAHLIYVNPSLSWNTSIFIFIAFILFGAFSIFIAYTFKKFKS, encoded by the coding sequence TTGAAAAACAAACAAATTTGGATCATTCCTATCATGACAATGCTCATTTTAGTGCTTCTTGCAACGGCATTTTATCCAGCATATAACCCAAAACCTAAAGAGGTCCCTATGGCCATCGTCAATTTAGATACAGGAACACAAGTCCAAGGTAAAAAAATCAATATCGGTCAAAACATTGAAAAGAAAATGACAGAAAGTGACCAAAAAACCTTTAACTGGACGACATTGAAAGACAAAGATGTGGCTACACAAAAGGTACAAAACGGCACCTATGCGGGCGCTATCGTTATTGAAAAAGATTTTAGTGCACATGCGTTCAGCCCCGCACAATCACTCATTATGAAAGATAAAACACAAGAAATGCAGGAGAAAGTTGCAACTGGTGAACTTCCTCCTCAAGTGATACAACAATTACAACAACAGGCACCAAAACCTGTAAAAATGAGTAAAGCTCAAATCAACACTTATTATAATGAAGGAGCACAAGGTCAACTTGGTCGCGTTGTCAAACAAGCACTCGATCAAATGACACAAGGAATCAATACCACAATTAGTCAACAAAACCGCAAAGCATTAGCTCAAAATCATGTATCCATTCCGGTAGACCAACTCGATGCTGTGATACAACCTGTCAAAACACTATCGAAAGCGTATCATCCTATCAAAGACAATCAAGCTAACGGAAATGCAAGTATGGTTTTATTTATGCCTGTATGGTTAGCCTCTATGATTACGGCGGTGCTATTGTATTTTAACTATAAACGCAACAAAACATCCGAACACCCACATTCTCGCCTCGCTTTGGCTAGTTTAACGATGCTCATTGACTTTTGTGCCAGTCTCATCGGTGGTTTTGCTTATGTTTATTTCTTACATGGTGTTCTTCACTTTGATTTTCCAAATCCATTCGTAACAGCCTTATTTGTTAGTCTTGCTGTCGCTGGATTTTCACTGCTCATCTTAGGATGTATGGTATGGGTCGGTATTTTGATTGCACCTCTCTTTTTACTGTTCGTTTTTTTCTCAATGCAGGCGGTCATGTTACCGTACGCTATGGTGCCAAAATTTTATCAACAGTACATTCTTCCGTGGAACCCATTTAAATACTATACACGTGATATAGCGCATTTAATTTATGTCAATCCATCATTGAGTTGGAATACGAGCATTTTCATATTTATCGCTTTTATTCTCTTCGGAGCTTTCTCCATTTTCATAGCCTACACATTCAAAAAATTTAAATCATAA
- a CDS encoding LysM peptidoglycan-binding domain-containing protein, producing the protein MRKKLIAAVIGTSAVTAVAAYDAEAATYRVQAGDSLWSIANKFNISIAQLKSYNGLNSNLIFPDQVLKVSGGRTSTTTQNNRTTGTASGSTYTVRSGDTLSSIAARYGTSYTNIMRLNGLSSTMIYPGQTLKVSGRATTTSPSRSAPTRPTSGAQSTYTVQAGDSLSSIAARYGTTYQNIMNLNGLTSFLIFPGQTLKVSGSTTPTSTSTPTPTNSGYYSPVFNHSNLYDWGQCTWHVFNKRQAAGKGISTYWWNANAWDDNAARDGYTINNRPAVGSILQTDVGYYGHVAYVERVNADGSILVSEMNYSASPGIMTYRTIPAYSVAQFKYIH; encoded by the coding sequence GTGCGTAAAAAATTAATTGCAGCGGTGATTGGGACATCAGCTGTTACCGCAGTGGCTGCATATGATGCAGAAGCTGCAACGTACCGTGTTCAAGCAGGCGATTCATTATGGTCAATTGCGAACAAATTCAATATTTCAATCGCTCAACTTAAGTCATACAATGGCTTAAATTCAAACTTAATTTTCCCAGATCAAGTATTAAAAGTATCTGGAGGAAGAACATCAACGACAACACAAAACAATCGTACAACGGGGACAGCGTCGGGTTCGACGTATACAGTGCGTAGTGGAGATACATTATCCTCTATTGCCGCACGTTATGGAACATCTTACACGAATATTATGCGTTTAAACGGCCTATCAAGTACAATGATTTATCCAGGCCAAACGTTGAAAGTGAGTGGTCGTGCAACAACAACGTCACCTTCAAGATCCGCACCTACACGTCCTACATCAGGTGCGCAGTCTACATATACTGTGCAAGCGGGTGACTCATTGTCCTCTATTGCCGCACGTTATGGGACAACGTATCAAAATATTATGAACCTAAATGGTCTAACATCATTTTTAATTTTCCCAGGCCAAACGTTAAAAGTGAGTGGGAGTACGACACCAACATCAACTTCTACACCGACACCAACAAACTCTGGATATTATTCTCCAGTGTTCAATCATTCAAATCTGTATGACTGGGGTCAATGTACTTGGCACGTTTTCAACAAACGCCAAGCTGCTGGTAAAGGGATTAGTACCTACTGGTGGAATGCGAATGCATGGGATGATAATGCCGCACGTGATGGTTACACAATTAACAATCGTCCTGCAGTGGGCTCTATTTTACAAACAGATGTCGGCTATTATGGTCACGTGGCTTATGTTGAACGTGTGAATGCGGACGGAAGTATTTTAGTTTCAGAAATGAACTACAGTGCAAGCCCAGGAATTATGACTTATCGTACGATTCCTGCTTACAGCGTTGCACAATTTAAATATATTCATTAG
- a CDS encoding bifunctional cystathionine gamma-lyase/homocysteine desulfhydrase, with translation MNKKTLLIHGGQTTDPYTGAVTTPIYQTSTYEQDAIGDLRQGYEYSRSANPTRTSLESVIAALEHGTHGFAFGSGMAAISAVIMLLDQGDHIIVGSDVYGGTYRVMTKVFNRYGIEFDFVNTTDIDNVKAKIKENTKMLFIETPSNPLLRVTDIKAVSELGKQHELITVVDNTFMTPYYQTPLTLGADIVVHSATKYLGGHSDVVAGLVVVQDDALAERIGFIQNSTGGVLGPQDSYLLVRGMKTLGLRLDQIQRNALAIVELLKQHEAVVKVYHPSLEEHLNADIHQQQAEGMPGIVSFEVKDVETAKKLVTKTKYFTLAESLGAVESLISVPSLMTHASIPADVRAKEGIADGLVRLSLGIEDTEDLVKDLEQALNA, from the coding sequence ACGCTATTAATTCATGGGGGCCAAACAACAGATCCTTATACAGGAGCGGTAACGACGCCGATATATCAAACGAGCACTTATGAACAAGATGCGATTGGTGATTTGCGTCAAGGGTATGAATATTCTCGTTCAGCAAACCCAACACGTACTTCTCTTGAATCTGTGATTGCGGCACTTGAACATGGGACGCACGGTTTTGCGTTTGGATCAGGCATGGCAGCCATCAGTGCAGTCATTATGTTGTTAGATCAAGGTGATCACATTATTGTCGGTTCTGATGTGTACGGGGGAACGTATCGTGTTATGACGAAAGTGTTCAACCGTTATGGGATTGAATTTGATTTCGTAAATACGACAGACATTGATAATGTTAAAGCTAAAATCAAAGAGAATACGAAAATGTTATTTATCGAGACACCCTCTAATCCTTTATTACGTGTGACAGATATTAAAGCGGTGAGTGAACTTGGAAAGCAACACGAGTTAATTACTGTCGTTGATAATACTTTTATGACCCCTTATTACCAAACACCGTTAACATTAGGTGCGGATATTGTAGTTCATTCAGCAACAAAATATTTAGGGGGCCATAGTGATGTTGTTGCAGGACTCGTGGTGGTTCAAGACGATGCGTTGGCAGAGCGCATTGGTTTTATCCAAAACTCAACAGGTGGCGTTTTAGGACCGCAAGACAGTTATCTTCTCGTTAGAGGAATGAAAACGTTAGGTTTACGTCTTGATCAAATTCAACGTAACGCCTTAGCAATCGTTGAGCTTTTAAAACAACATGAGGCTGTTGTCAAAGTGTATCACCCAAGTCTTGAGGAACATTTGAATGCAGATATTCATCAGCAACAAGCTGAAGGTATGCCAGGGATTGTGTCATTTGAAGTCAAAGATGTAGAAACAGCTAAAAAATTAGTTACAAAAACGAAATATTTTACATTAGCTGAAAGTTTAGGTGCTGTTGAAAGCTTAATTTCAGTTCCAAGTTTAATGACGCATGCTTCTATTCCAGCAGACGTTCGCGCAAAAGAAGGGATTGCCGACGGTCTCGTACGTTTGTCACTTGGCATTGAAGATACAGAGGATTTAGTGAAAGATTTAGAACAAGCATTAAACGCTTAA